A genome region from Bufo gargarizans isolate SCDJY-AF-19 chromosome 2, ASM1485885v1, whole genome shotgun sequence includes the following:
- the C2H19orf53 gene encoding leydig cell tumor 10 kDa protein homolog isoform X2 → MAQGAPKLKAKPKKNAAKKPAGMRKGARVIAPKKSRIIHQQKLKKNLEVQIRNKIEHDVTMKAAANMPKKLAILKAPQSAKQDKSAPAGGSKA, encoded by the exons ATGGCTCAGGGGGCGCCGAAGCTGAAGGCCAAGCCCAAGAAGAATGCGGCTAAGAAGCCTGCAGGGATGAGGAAGGGAG CGCGAGTCATCGCACCCAAGAAATCCCGAATCATCCACCAGCAGAAGCTGAAGAAG AACCTGGAAGTTCAGATCCGAAATAAGATCGAGCATGACGTCACCATGAAAGCCGCTGCCAACATGCCCAAGAAACTCGCCATCCTAAAGGCCCCGCAATCGGCCAAACAAGACAAGAGCGCCCCCGCTGGAGGAAGTAAAGCATGA
- the C2H19orf53 gene encoding leydig cell tumor 10 kDa protein homolog isoform X1, which produces MGKRGDLSEFQKGMIIGFRAKGGSISETAQFVNCSRAAVVKVYGEWINGTLVNKRRGNCGAPRAIDVKGERRLRGCVREDEHATVEQLTARMNQGATRRVSKTTVQRTLLRMGLRSSRVLTAPLLTKLHPQKKLQYRTWIASHRTQEIPNHPPAEAEEEPGSSDPK; this is translated from the exons atgggtaaaaggggagatttatccgAGTTCCagaaagggatgattattggtttTCGGGCCAAGGGCGGCAGTATTTCTGAGACcgcgcagtttgtgaactgttctcgCGCTGCCGTGGTGAAAGTGTACGGTGAGTGGATAAACGGCACGCTTGTGAACAAGAGACGTGGAAACTGCGGAGCGCCACGTGCCATCGATGTGAAAGGCGAACGCCGGCTCCGAGGGTGCGTGAGGGAGGACGAGcacgctacagtggagcagctgacCGCCAGAATGAACCAGGGGGCGACCCGGCGTGTGTCTAAGACTACGGTGCAGAGAACGCTGCTGCGTATGGGGCTCCGGAGCAGCCGCGTGCTCACCGCTCCTCTCCTCACCAAGCTGCACCCGCAGAAAAAGCTCCAGTATCGGACCTGGAT CGCGAGTCATCGCACCCAAGAAATCCCGAATCATCCACCAGCAGAAGCTGAAGAAG AACCTGGAAGTTCAGATCCGAAATAA